From Pangasianodon hypophthalmus isolate fPanHyp1 chromosome 10, fPanHyp1.pri, whole genome shotgun sequence:
AAGAAAAGTGCAAGGAGTAATTTTAGTAGGTATTCGGTAATTGACAAAAATAGttatgcaatatatatattttttttttatatattgaaCAAGTCATTAAATTAGCATGattcagtaaataattaaatgtaagtagGTTGTATTTTTAACATGCCACCTTTTCGGGAATTGGTGTACCAAGTGAAGCAGTTTCTGTCAAATCCGCTCTTTTCTCTTTGCTCCATTACTTGAAGGATGTAGCCTGTGTAATGATTTAAATAGCTGCCAGTGTTTATTGACAGTAAAGCTGTGCTTGTGCTGAAACAGAGGTACATCTGTGCTTCCAGCCTTTTTAACAGGACGCCCAACACATTGATTTAAAAGGAAGCGCTCTTACTGTCCTCGAGGCCGGGAATCATTACCACTGAGAGTGAGCTTACTGCCTGAGCATCGGAACACAGACCTGTCTGTCAGTGTGGCATTTGACAGATTAACCACCTCGGTGCCCTTTACAAGTCCAAATGCACGGAGTGTCACCAAGTGTCTTCTCCTCATTTGGAGTGTATACTGATGACTTGCTGTGCAAAGATCTTATTccattttccattctttttctttttctttcttttttttttttgtcttatgaaaAGCCAAAGGTTCCTTGTAAACCTTTGTTGGCTTTATGTTTCCATTTGGCCATTTTATGAGGCCATTGTTCAAAAAAATAAGTAACActtattgtattgtttattgtattttatcctgataaattgtttaaaattctCTGATTTTACCACTTGATCTTTTCTACACCTCAGCAAGCTAATAAATCACTAACGTAATGTTGCATGTCTCTGAAGAGAACACTTATCTATTTTGTGTTAATACAGGGAAATGGACCCAAATGCCCCATGCGAGCGAAGCTGTGTCATTCAGAGAGCAGCCGGCTGTGACCAGAGAGGAGCTTGTCACTGATAAAACTGCCAAACGTGCTGTTTTGGTCCACGTACTTAAAGCGGCCCTCCCTGGCCTCCGAGTGAAAATGTGATGAGCTTGGCTATCAGTCTCAACCCAAGCATGGATGGAGGCAAGCAAGGGAGGCACACAGGCTAATGAGACCATTGGTCTTGTGTTGGGGGGGCTTAGGAGAGCCAATTACAGGAGGATTATCCACTTTTCTCCAGCGTAGCTCCACCGTGGAAAGCTTCAAGAGCTGTTAAAAACTTCAACCTGGTGGAATTTActcctttttttattgctttgtaCTTGCAGCCCCTCTgagctgtttgtgttttctcccCACCAAAAATGGAGATACAGGTACGAATATGGAATAAAGATGTGATGATCTTTATTAGACCATGGATACCGATCCTACTAGGCCTTCACATGCAGTTCTCCTGGGCCACGACTTGCCCAGATGAGTGCCGCTGTGACAGAACCTTTGTGTACTGCAACGAAAGGAgcctaacatcagtgcctcTGGGGATAGGTGAGGGTTACAAAACCCTCTACCTCCACAACAACCAAATCAACAATGCTGGATTTCCAGCAGAGCTACACAACGTTGCTTCGGTAGAGACGGTGTATCTCTACGGCAACCAGTTGGACGAATTCCCAGTCAACCTGCCCAAAAACACGCGGGTGCTCCACCTGCAGGAGAACAACATTCAGACAGTGTCACGTGCGGCGCTGGCCCAGCTCCTGCGCCTTGAGGAGCTCTACCTGGATGACAACTCTATCTCCACAGTGGGTGTGGAGGAAGGGGCATTCAGGGAAGCCATCAGTCTCAAAATCCTCTTCCTAACCAAGAATCATCTGAGCAGCGTGCCCGTTGGACTCCCTGAAGAGCTCAAGGAGCTGCGTTTGGATGAAAACCGGATAGCTCTCATCAGTGATGATGCCTTTGAGAATGTAACAGGGCTTGAGCGCCTCCTTCTGGATGGAAACCTCCTGACAGATGAAGGCTTGGCCCCAGGAGCATTCCAGGGTTTGGTTAACCTTAAAACCCTGTCCATGGCACGCAATTCCCTGATGGTCCCTCCTCCTAATCTGCCCACCCAGTGTTTGGTCAAGCTCAGCTTGCAGGATAATCTGATGAATGAGATCCCTTTGACGGCTTTCCATGGCCTGCACCGCCTCGAGAGACTGGATATTTCCAACAACCAGCTGCAGACTCTCACACAGGGGGTCTTTGATGGTCTCCTTAGCCTGAGACAGCTCACTGTTCGAAACAATCTTTGGCTCTGTGACTGCAACATTAAATGGGTCATATTGTGGCTAAAGTCCTTGCCGGCCACGCTGAACGTCCGTGGCTTCATGTGCCAGAAGCCTGAGAGTGTGCGTGGTATGGTAATCAGAGAGCTAAATTTGGAGTTGATCCAGTGCCCCAGCAGTACAGCCATAGTGCCACGATCAACACAACAGCCGACACACTCCTCTTTGCCTACTGCTGAGTCAGCCACTGAAACAGGCTTCTCAACCCCAAACTACGTCCATACTCCCAGCTTTGCACCCGCACCATCTGCCCTGCCAACCGAGCACGGAGATAAAGAACTGAGGACAGATGTCCCTGAGGATCCTGTGCAGGAATCGCTTCGTGTTTCCTTCATTGTCTTAAACAGCACGTGCGTCCAGGTGAACTGGATATCTACCTTCACTGTCACAGCGTACAAGGTGACTTGGGTCAAGATGGGTCACAGTTTGATAGGCGACCCTATGCAGGAGACTATGGTTGAAGGTGAGCAACAGAGAATACACCTGACCAACCTGGATCCCAAATCCATCTACCGAATTTGCGTGGATCCGCTGGATGCTTTCAACAATTATCACACAGGAGAAGACACGATTTGCTCGGAGGTGATGACCAAGCCGGCCTCCTATGACTTGGACGAGAAGGCCGAGCAGGCGAGCCAACAGGACCTCGGCTCATCTCTGCTGCTGGCCGGCCTGATCGGAGGGGCTGTGCTTGTCGTCCTGGTGCTGCTGCTTAGCATATTCTGCTGGCACATGCACAAGAAGGGACGGTCGTCCTCATCCAAATGGAAATATAACCGAGGGAGGAGGAAAGACGATTACTGTGAAGCAGGCACAAAAAAGGATAACTCCATCCTGGAGATGACCGAGACTAGCTTTCAGATAGTTTCTTTGAACAACCAACAGCTCCTTAAAGGGGACTACCGAATTCAGCCCATTTACACTCCTAATGGAGGCCTTGGCTACAGAGACTGCCACGTGGCCAACAACAGTACAAGCTACAGCAAGAATAGCGTTCCAGAGTCTAACCCTTGCCATACATGATGGTTTTCGAAAGGTATTAATCCTTTGTATTAAAAATTCGACTTAAATACgctgtacagtatatatttcaAAGATGAACTGTAAATGCTGTAATTTATACTCTTATCAGTGATATCGCCTTCTTTTGTATTCCGagtaaaatgcaaaaacaatttATGATGTACTAGTTTCTCCTGTTGTATTACTACTGCGCTCGTAGGAAACCATCTGAGTATCATAAACTGGAGTATGTATGCAGATAATTGTTTACATTGTTGTGCACAAAAATCACAGAAAGTGCCCAGAAATATATAGATGATTATCTAGAATTGGAAAAAAATTGATGGTTAGTAAGGGTCTGATTGTGAGTGAGTATGAGTGAGAAACTGATTCACATTATTTATGCTCGTCTGACTTCTTTGTTCTTTAGTTGTACCACAAGATggcatttttgtttcttttccttaCATTAATTGGCACCTTTTTCAAGCTTGTTCATTAATCTGACTTCCAGAATCAGCTGTTCAGGTTAAGTGGTCTGCAAATACAGAGAGAAAATTCTACCTGCCAAAAAACCCAGGGCTTATTTGttaagtgaagaaaaaaaagaaagagaaaagcaggGTGGTGATGGAAGATGTGCTTACTGGGTGCGTACATTAATGGattgcaaaaaaatgaaatgtattccACTGTGAAAACCACAACTGCAAAGTATGAATTAGCACAGTCTGGCATTTTAGCTGC
This genomic window contains:
- the si:dkey-87k14.1 gene encoding leucine-rich repeat transmembrane protein FLRT2, coding for MEIQVRIWNKDVMIFIRPWIPILLGLHMQFSWATTCPDECRCDRTFVYCNERSLTSVPLGIGEGYKTLYLHNNQINNAGFPAELHNVASVETVYLYGNQLDEFPVNLPKNTRVLHLQENNIQTVSRAALAQLLRLEELYLDDNSISTVGVEEGAFREAISLKILFLTKNHLSSVPVGLPEELKELRLDENRIALISDDAFENVTGLERLLLDGNLLTDEGLAPGAFQGLVNLKTLSMARNSLMVPPPNLPTQCLVKLSLQDNLMNEIPLTAFHGLHRLERLDISNNQLQTLTQGVFDGLLSLRQLTVRNNLWLCDCNIKWVILWLKSLPATLNVRGFMCQKPESVRGMVIRELNLELIQCPSSTAIVPRSTQQPTHSSLPTAESATETGFSTPNYVHTPSFAPAPSALPTEHGDKELRTDVPEDPVQESLRVSFIVLNSTCVQVNWISTFTVTAYKVTWVKMGHSLIGDPMQETMVEGEQQRIHLTNLDPKSIYRICVDPLDAFNNYHTGEDTICSEVMTKPASYDLDEKAEQASQQDLGSSLLLAGLIGGAVLVVLVLLLSIFCWHMHKKGRSSSSKWKYNRGRRKDDYCEAGTKKDNSILEMTETSFQIVSLNNQQLLKGDYRIQPIYTPNGGLGYRDCHVANNSTSYSKNSVPESNPCHT